DNA from Streptomyces sp. Edi4:
TGCCGGCCGCCGCCAGATAGCAGGACTGGCCCACCACGAAGAAGTCGGCGGGTCCCGGGCCCACGATGGCCAGTCCCGTCACGCCGGAGAGCAGCGCGCCGAGCGGCGCCCCGGCCAGCAGCGTACGGGCCGCCTCACGCCGGCCGGACGCCATCCGCAGATAGGCCCGGTGGCCAAGACCCTGCCCCCAGGCCCAGGAGATGAGGCCCGCCACGATCAGGGCGAGCACCGCGCGCTCGCTCTGCCACAGCCGGGCGGTCAGGGGGTAGGCGAGGCCGGGCAGCGCGAACAGCGCGCCGCGCAGCGCGCAGCGCACCGGGTCGGGCGCCCACGGGTCGGCGGCGAGCGGCGGTTCGGGGAAGCTGCGCGGCACCCGCTTGTACAGGTCCTCGGCGAGCGAGAACAGGTTGCGGTGCCCGTACTCGTCCGCGATCTGCTGGGCCGTCAGGCCCTCCGACTCCAGGACCGCCGCCACTTCGTAGGCGTGGACGGCGGGCCCTATCTGCTCGGCGAGTTCGGCGGCGAGCCGGTCCACGGCGGCGTCCTTGCCCCACCGCGCGGCCCGCCGGCCCGGCAGGCGCAGCGTCACCGTGGATTCGGTGGCGAGCCGGAGTGTCAGCGTGTCCTCGCGGCCGTCGTGCGGCTCAAGGCGGATGGGCCCGCTCATCCGGCCACCCGGCTCAGCTCGTCGGGCCCCGGCCCGGCCGGCACCAGGCGCAGGGCCGTGGTGGTGTCGGCGGCGCCGCTTCGCCGCGCGGGAACGGTCGCGCCGCGCACGGAGAGTTCGAGGTAGATGGCCCGGAAGGTGTCCACGGTCTGGCGCAGGGTGAACTGCTCGACCACCCGAAGCCGCGCCGCTTCCCCCATCGCGGCCCGGCGCGCCGGGTCACCCAGCAGCTCGAGGGCGGCCGCGGCCATCGCGCCCGGATCGCGCGGCGGCACCACGAGCCCGGTGGGGCCGACCGCCTCGCGCACCCCGCCCACATCCGTGGAGACGGTCGCCCGGCCACAGCTCATGGCCTCGATCAGCGTGAAGGGGAAGCCCTCGCTGATGCTGGACAGCATCACCACGTTGCCCGCGGCGTAGGCGTCCCTGATGTCCTCGACCCGGCCCTCGAAGGTGACCGCGTCGCCCTGGCCGAGGGAGGCGGCGAGCGCTTCGCAGCGCTCACGGTAGGCCTCACCGCCCCGGGGCGTGCCGCCGAACAGACGCAGGGTGGCCGCCGGGAGTTCGCCGCGCACCGTGGCGAAGGCGCGGATCAGCGTCTCCAGGTCCTTGATGGGATCGACCCGCCCGGCCCAGCTGAGGGTCGGGGCGGCCGGCTCGGGCCCGGCCGGCGGGAAGGCCGCCGGGTCGACGCCGTTGTACACGGTGCGTATGAGCCCCGGGTCGGCCCCGCCCTGCTCCTCCCACAGCCGGTTGTACTGATTGCCCGGTGTGATCAGTGCGGCGCGCCGGTACGTCTCCTCCGCGAGCAGCCGGAAGAACCCGAGCAGCACCGCCTTGACCGGCCAGCGGTAGGGGGCGGTCCGGTAACCCAGGTAGCGCTCGCGCAGATAGACCCCGTGCTCGGTCAACAGCAGCGGCACGCCGTGCAGTTCGGCGCCGACGAGCCCGGGAAGCACGGCCACGCCGCCGCTGACGGCGTGGGACACGCCCTGGCTCGGCGGTATCGCGGCGAGCGGCCGCAGCGCGTGTTCCAGGAGCCCGGTCGCGGTGACCGCGTCGTGCAGGGTGGGCCGGGCCTCGCGCACGGCGAGCCCGGGCCTGTTCCACACCTCGGTCATGACCTGTATCGCCGCGTCGCCGCGCAGGGCGGGGCTGAGCTGCCCGTCGCGGGCGGCCCGGGCCAGCTCGTAGAGCGCGGGGCCGAACCCGCTCTCCGCCGAGGGGTCGAGCAGCGCGGTGAGGAAGCGTTCGTACGCGGCCATCAGACGTCGCTCCTGGCGCCCGCGCGGGGCCGAACCCCCGGGCGCGGGGCCCCACATGGGGACGGAGACGGCTTCGCTGACGTGCGGCGGCAGGTCCCACACGGTCGGTTCGCGACCGGTGCCGGTCACCGCGATGATGTCGAAGTCGATGTCGGGCATTCCGGTGACGAGCTGGTCGCACCAGACGCTCACCCCGCCGTGGCTGTGCGGATAGGTGCCCTCGGTGAGCAGAGTGACCCGCGCAGCGCCGGAGCGCGGCGCGCGGTGTGGTACGTGCATGCGTGCGCTCCGCGGCTGAAGAGAGCGGTGAGTGGTGACATCGGCCCGGTCGGCCCGCCGCCGCGCGGGCGGCGGGCTCCGGGGTTGTGCTCGACCGGGTCAGCGCGGCTCGACGCCGTACGGAACCGGCTTGGCGACGCCGGCGGGGACCGGTGTGCGGGGCGCGCTCGACGTCGGCGCGCGGCCGGCCGGCGATGCGTCGTGTGCGCGCGGCGCCAGTGCCGCGGCGGCCGTCGTCGGGAGCGCCAGAGCGACGCTGCTCTGCCCCGGCTGGGCGGTGGCCCAGCCCGACACACTCCCGGCGTAGGCCTGGCCGAACGCGGTGGTGGCGCTGCCCAGGACCTGAGTGGTGCCGCCCGGCATCGTCGCGGTGACGGCCACGCCCGCCGGAGCCTGCACGGTCACGCTGTCGCCGATCCGGTACGCGGTGACCTGGCCCGCCTTGACCGCGGTGTTCCAGGCGCCCCGGTCGCGCAGCTCGGCGCCGATGTCCTTCATCCGCAGGTTCACCAGCGGGGCGCTGGCCGCGTACAGCGCCTTGTACTGGTCGAGCACCCCGTCAAGGACGGGGTAGCCGATGCGGTCCTCGGCCAGGTTGGACTGGTGGATGAAGTGCGGTCTGGGGTCGTTGCCCAGGACGTGACCAAGGGCGGTCCGCGTCTCCTGGGGCACGATGTATCCCGTGTAGCCGGTGGCCGCGTCCAGGGCCGCGGGCAGGCAGGTGGTGTTGGGCAGGTCGTCGCACAGGCCGCTGCCGCCCTGGGCGCGGCTGGTGTAGATCCAGTTGTACTCGTCGACCTGCTCCGAGACGTGCCCCGCGTTGTAGAAGATGTTGATGGGGTAGCGGGCGACGGTCTGGGCGGGGCCGACCTGGCGCTGCTCGGGGTCGCGCGACATGTCGGCGCCGAGCCAGCTGATGTGGTTGGTGCTCAGCGCCGGAGCGAGGTAGGGGTTGTCCTGCGGCTGCTGCGGCAGGAGCCGCATCCCCGAGTGCTCACCGGTGATCAGCTCGTCGGGCTCGGTGGGCAGTCCGACCCCCTGGGCCCACTGCTGGTTGTCCGATATCTCCTTGGATATCTCGGACTGGCTCACATACTTCGTGGAGCCGTCCGGATTGGTCGCGCACTTCCACGGGACGGCCGAGACGTTTTGCTCGCAGCCGAGGAAGGCGTGGTCGTAGGTGTGGTTGATCCAGCGGAAGTCGCCCTTGTCGGCGGCGAACTGATCGGCGAGCTCGTCGGCGCCGTTGTGATTCTCGCGGTACTCCACGCTGCCGCCGCCGTTGTAGGCCAGGTCGAGCGTGAAGCCACGGGACTTCTCCCAGGCGACGGCGTTCCGCACATCCGCAGGGGACATCCGGATCGAGTCCTCGACGCCCTGCCCAGGCGGGCAGTCCACGTCGCCGGGTGTGCAGTTGAGGGCGGGGTCCCAGCGGTCGTCCCCGGCGAACACGTCGTCCACGTGGACCGCGAAGTAGTTCCGCGAGGCGCCGAGCCGCACGTTCTGCGTCATCCAGTCGACGATGCCGCGGGCCAGCAGCTTGAACTGCTCCTGGTACTGGTTGTACGCGAAGGTGACGACCAGTTCGCGCCGGCCGTCGTGGCGGTACTCGCCGACGAGCGAGCCGCTGGTGGTCCTGCCGGGGATCGGGGCCTCGACATAGCTCGTGAAGTCCGCGCCCGGGGCCGGCTGGGCCAGGAAGGCGTAACTCTCGCTCACAGACGGTGAGTTGTCCTCGAAGGGCACCTGGCCGTTGAGGTAACCGAACGGTCCCGTGGTGCGCCCGACCGCCGTCACCTGGGCCTTGAAGCCGTCCGCCGAGCCGCTGTAGCCGCCGGTGACCGGCGTCTGAAGACCGACCTGGGGGCGCGCGTAGGTGTAGGCGTCCACCTGGGGTATCGCGTACGTCTTCTCGTACGCCACGAGCGCGGCCATTTCGGCCGAACCGGCCGGGAAGGGGTTGTCGTTGGGCAGCACCACGGCCTGGTACTTGGCCCGGGGGCCGCCGCTCACGGTGTCCGCCAGGAACGCCGCGTCGATGACCGGACGCCCGGCCTTCTGGAGGTCGACCAGGGTGTACGGAGTGCCCTCGCCGTCCAGCTCCGCCGTGATGGCCCCGGTGGCGGGGCCGCCGTCCGAGACCACGAGGACCTTCAGGTCCACGCGGGGCGCGGGCGCCGCCGCGTACGCCGGCGCGGCCGGTAATCCCATGGCGAGCAGCACAGTGCCCACCGCGAGACCGATGGTGTGTCTGCGTTGTGTGTTCCGCTTCACGCGGTGAAGTCCCCTCCCCTGGAGGTCCGTTCGGCTCCCCTGCCTGCCCGGACCCCGCCCACCGCACAACGGCCGTGCCCCGATGAGGAGGGCCCGCCGTTCCGCTCTGATGGGTCACATAGTGCGGGGCTTCGAGGAGTTTTCGAGTGGCTACTGTGAAACATGACGAAAAAATGTGGCCGTCATGATGGGGCGCAGAGCCGTGCGCGGCCCCCCGGGCCCGCCGACGGGTGATCGCGCCGGGCCGCGCCGGGCCCGGAAAACCGGAGCGGCCCGGCGCGGCAAACGCTTTCGGCGTGGGGGGCGCACGCGGGCGCACACCACCAAAGGTCCAGACAACCAGTCGATCCGGGACGTATCCGGTTTTCGGCCACGCGAGCGAAACGTGTGAGCGAATCCGCGCCCCGACCGAGGTGTTTCGGCCATACGAAACCGGCCGACCCGGGGGGATGGGCCGACCGGTGATCGTGGGCCGCCGACGTCGGCGGCCGGCCGCGCGCTACCGAGTGCCCGCTGGGGCGGGAGTGGCGCAGTTGACCCGCATCGTCGGGGAGTTGAAGACGCCGTCCTTGTGGCTCTGGCTGTCGTTGTACTCGTAGTAGACGTACGAGTAGAACGCGATGTTGCCGTTGCAGCCGGAGTCCGCCGCCACCCGCACCGGGATGGTGACGGTGCGGCTCGTGCCCGGGGCGACCGGCACGGAGTAGTTCACGCCGAGTGTGGTGGTGCCGGTCCCGGTGCAGGTCACGCCCGTACCGGAACACGAGGCGAGGGAGTACTTCAGGTCGGGACGCTGGGTGGTCGCCCACGTCGGCTGAACCGACTGGTAGACGAACCACACGTCGGTGGTCTGGTTGTTCGTGAACGTCATGCTCAGATTGACCGTGCCGCCCGGCGTCGCCGCCGTCTG
Protein-coding regions in this window:
- the pelF gene encoding GT4 family glycosyltransferase PelF gives rise to the protein MHVPHRAPRSGAARVTLLTEGTYPHSHGGVSVWCDQLVTGMPDIDFDIIAVTGTGREPTVWDLPPHVSEAVSVPMWGPAPGGSAPRGRQERRLMAAYERFLTALLDPSAESGFGPALYELARAARDGQLSPALRGDAAIQVMTEVWNRPGLAVREARPTLHDAVTATGLLEHALRPLAAIPPSQGVSHAVSGGVAVLPGLVGAELHGVPLLLTEHGVYLRERYLGYRTAPYRWPVKAVLLGFFRLLAEETYRRAALITPGNQYNRLWEEQGGADPGLIRTVYNGVDPAAFPPAGPEPAAPTLSWAGRVDPIKDLETLIRAFATVRGELPAATLRLFGGTPRGGEAYRERCEALAASLGQGDAVTFEGRVEDIRDAYAAGNVVMLSSISEGFPFTLIEAMSCGRATVSTDVGGVREAVGPTGLVVPPRDPGAMAAAALELLGDPARRAAMGEAARLRVVEQFTLRQTVDTFRAIYLELSVRGATVPARRSGAADTTTALRLVPAGPGPDELSRVAG